A DNA window from Lachancea thermotolerans CBS 6340 chromosome G complete sequence contains the following coding sequences:
- a CDS encoding KLTH0G00396p (conserved hypothetical protein) translates to MELISSRYSVVDGFLIASQQNGTKVIIDHETCCLSLNKAEKDLISAKKLRDLSRYRKSKSKLVACESQLLFEIVTAAPQVFIQNSNYTREANKGNNIKYTQSLLVIPAFFFSDVKKYFFFSQGSKGLQFQTGDTPTRPLVEEREDLFTNLELKKPKFSIHDLDVLRCYKIDQDLYAQECFSLLSFFQTKTKMSSQDVLTLETALPIFDKNLKNFDLDHCIMNKITDTVALLHFVLVNIGIFSFGHSPFLGKLSGAPIRSRIGRSYNLEVKSRYLGKLFQSDIQSYEMDGLICLLLQILAFRTDEYSDPSQILEVREAGDFCNRLAALIIWIGYAVFAESADSVISSANCKHNSSLKSLIRVYQKVKAQCDT, encoded by the coding sequence ATGGAGTTAATATCAAGCAGATATTCTGTTGTGGACGGATTCTTGATTGCTAGCCAACAGAATGGAACGAAAGTAATTATTGACCATGAAACTTGTTGCTTGTCACTCAACAAGGCGGAGAAAGATCTAATAAGTGCAAAAAAATTACGCGACCTTTCTCGATACAGGAAAAGTAAAAGCAAGTTAGTTGCGTGTGAGTCCCAGCTACTATTTGAGATTGTGACCGCAGCCCCTCAAGTGTTTATTCAGAACAGCAACTATACTAGAGAAGCCAACAAAGGGAATAATATAAAATACACCCAAAGCCTGCTTGTTATCcctgccttttttttcagtgACGTTAAAAagtatttttttttcagtCAGGGCAGTAAAGGGCTGCAGTTTCAAACTGGCGACACTCCAACAAGACCACTCGTTGAGGAAAGAGAGGACTTGTTCACTAACCTGGAACTGAAAAAGCCCAAGTTTTCAATCCATGATCTGGACGTTTTAAGGTGCTATAAAATTGATCAAGATCTTTATGCACAAGAGtgtttttctcttctctccttttttcaaacaaaaacaaaaatgagCAGCCAAGATGTATTGACCCTTGAAACCGCGCTCCCTATATTTGACAAAAACCTGAAGAATTTTGATCTTGATCATTGCATTATGAACAAGATCACAGATACTgtggctcttcttcactttgTGTTGGTTAATATTGGCATTTTTTCATTCGGGCATTCGCCTTTTTTGGGAAAACTAAGTGGAGCACCGATTCGTAGCCGGATAGGTCGATCCTATAATCTAGAAGTCAAATCTAGGTATCTGGGAAAGCTATTTCAGAGTGATATACAAAGCTATGAAATGGACGGCTTAATATGCCTACTCCTTCAAATTTTAGCTTTTCGAACAGATGAATACTCAGATCCTAGCCAAATCTTAGAAGTTAGAGAAGCTGGGGATTTTTGCAACAGACTGGCTGCTCTTATTATTTGGATTGGTTACGCAGTCTTTGCGGAAAGCGCTGACAGCGTGATATCCTCCGCTAATTGTAAGCACAATTCAAGCCTAAAAAGCTTGATAAGAGTTTACCAAAAAGTCAAGGCACAGTGCGATACTTAA
- the HSU1 gene encoding cystathionine gamma-synthase (similar to uniprot|Q12198 Saccharomyces cerevisiae YLL058W Hypothetical ORF) gives MTEIEFGQPLPSNLEYAVSFGIPTWESAIGYVEKNPDYISKMVTGYPRYFPQPAIQKLCDHFLQKFGEGSEGCRPFPSAKSASNCLEYVKSVSGPQSKARMEVETFYLNDNGKDAGEDSYQLAITIAAIFASEDELETVKEYWKLTGECVSSRLAVFVNKFLEKLPADSKLSQNETGTDIQLLKRTGEEAKVLLRNRIANNHCNPFGEKREVVDKRPILDATKDVYLVSSGMSAVFTARKLLTHWEKNKNRKPLSHKNRDFHDKQHPVCETAAVFGFPFKDTKVIMEKFGKCQFFGFGDSRDLAGLRSLLKGGKERILGVFLETPSNPMLNMPDLKQLRNMANEYGFFIVVDDTIGGLNVDVLPYADIVCTSLTKLFSGSSNVMGGSIILNPKSALYSCALQYFRGGEFEELLWLEDAIILEANSRDFEERTTRTNENTMKLIQEVLLPEEGKIFKKVYYPTVSSKETFKNFESVRTNGGGYGSLFSLSFFNEEDAKKFYNSLTVFKGPSNGTNFTLACPYVHLAHHFELEEVSTFGAHSSLVRVSVGLENTQWLLNAFSSVINLLRK, from the coding sequence CGTGGAGAAGAACCCAGATTATATCAGCAAGATGGTCACAGGATATCCTAGATACTTTCCTCAGCCCGCtatacaaaaactttgTGATCATTTTTTGCAAAAGTTTGGGGAAGGCTCGGAGGGTTGTCGCCCTTTTCCTTCCGCGAAATCAGCCTCGAACTGTCTAGAATATGTGAAGTCGGTAAGTGGGCCCCAGAGCAAAGCCCGCATGGAAGTTGAGACATTTTACCTTAATGACAATGGGAAAGATGCTGGTGAGGATTCTTACCAATTGGCTATAACAATAGCAGCCATTTTTGCATCTGAAGATGAACTCGAAACTGTCAAAGAGTATTGGAAATTGACAGGAGAATGCGTGTCAAGCCGGCTAGCAGTTTTTGtgaacaagtttttggaaaaattACCAGCTGATTCTAagctttctcaaaatgaaaCGGGAACTGATAtccaacttttgaaaagaacaggagaagaagcaaaagttttgttgagaaatAGAATAGCGAATAATCACTGCAATCCTTTTGGCGAAAAGAGAGAAGTCGTAGATAAACGACCAATACTTGATGCAACAAAAGATGTCTACTTGGTTTCAAGCGGCATGTCTGCCGTTTTCACTGCGCGTAAGTTACTTACTCATTGggagaaaaacaaaaatcgCAAACCCTTATCACACAAAAACAGAGATTTTCATGACAAACAACATCCAGTCTGTGAGACTGCAGCCGTTTTCGGATTCCCATTCAAAGATACCAAGGTGATCATGGAAAAATTTGGAAAATGCCAATTTTTTGGATTTGGAGATTCAAGAGATTTAGCTGGATTAAGGTCTCTTCTGAAAGGCGGTAAAGAACGCATCCTAGGCGTCTTTCTGGAAACTCCCTCGAATCCTATGCTGAATATGCCCGACCTTAAACAACTTCGAAATATGGCGAATGAATACGGCTTTTTCATAGTAGTCGATGACACTATAGGAGGCCTAAACGTCGATGTTTTGCCTTATGCAGACATTGTGTGCACTTCACTCACTAAACTTTTCAGCGGGTCTAGTAATGTTATGGGAGGCTCCATCATTCTCAACCCCAAATCTGCCCTATACTCATGCGCCCTTCAGTACTTTCGAGGCGGCGAATTTGAAGAGTTACTTTGGCTAGAGGATGCTATCATCCTCGAGGCCAATTCtagagactttgaagagagaACAACTCGGACCAATGAAAATACCATGAAACTtatccaagaagttcttttgccagaagaaggaaagaTATTCAAGAAAGTCTACTATCCAACAGTCAGTTCAAAGGAGaccttcaagaatttcGAATCTGTTCGTACAAATGGGGGCGGTTACGGTAGCCTGTTTTCattgtctttcttcaacgaagaagatgctaAGAAATTTTATAATTCCTTAactgttttcaaagggcCTTCAAATGGCACAAACTTCACATTAGCATGCCCTTACGTTCACCTGGCACATCACTTTgagctcgaagaagttTCAACATTTGGAGCCCATTCAAGCCTTGTTAGGGTTAGCGTTGGCCTAGAAAACACCCAGTGGCTGTTGAACGCCTTCTCGAGCGTTATAAATCTTCTTAGGAAATGA